Proteins encoded in a region of the Anas acuta chromosome 13, bAnaAcu1.1, whole genome shotgun sequence genome:
- the XIAP gene encoding E3 ubiquitin-protein ligase XIAP isoform X1, translating into MTCNGPGNSEPHATPGTDCDQDWAQEHHRLGSFAEFPLDCLVSASALAQAGFVYTGEGCKVKCFSCHVTIEGWQPGDSAVERHKNLSPNCKFITESTFLENDLRPLAQNYQHRAENGSSNSVLLPALDDSPELEADYLLRTRQVVDMSDILYPKNPAMCSEEARLKSFHNWPSYGLLAPKELASAGLYYTGVGDQVACFCCGGKLKNWEPSDRAWSEHKRHYPRCYFVLGRDVGNVPSESIPAELGRNGLNDEQHPRNPSMAEYERRIQTFLNWIYPVNKEQLAEAGFYSIGNGDHVVCFHCGGGLQEWKENEDPWDQHAKWFPGCRFVREEKGLEFINNVHLGGGCRDSTIEAAEVTVLPKDDHLQNHLVQNAIHMGFSLSEIKSIMQKKLQMSGASYTSVEDLVADLISAQKENLKEETPNENPLEQDLSMEEKLRRLQEEKLCKICMAKDISVVLIPCGHLVACKECAEAVNVCPLCCTNILKRQKIFMY; encoded by the exons ATGACGTGTAATGGCCCAGGTAACTCTGAGCCTCATGCCACTCCAGGCACTGACTGTGACCAGGACTGGGCCCAAGAACACCACCGACTAGGAAGCTTTGCTGAATTTCCACTTGATTGTCTGGTTTCAGCATCAGCTCTGGCACAAGCTGGCTTTGTTTATACCGGCGAAGGCTGTAAAGTGAAGTGCTTCAGTTGCCACGTGACTATAGAAGGATGGCAGCCTGGGGATTCGGCAGTTGAGAGACACAAAAACCTTTCCCCAAACTGCAAATTTATTACCGAGTCTACTTTTTTGGAGAATGATCTGCGTCCTCTTGCCCAGAACTACCAGCATAGagctgaaaatggcagcagcaaTTCGGTGCTCTTGCCTGCTCTGGATGACTCGCCTGAACTGGAGGCAGACTACCTGTTGAGAACTAGGCAGGTTGTGGATATGTCGGATATTTTGTATCCTAAAAACCCTGCTATGTGCAGTGAAGAGGCAAGGTTAAAGTCTTTTCACAACTGGCCCTCCTATGGCCTGTTGGCACCAAAGGAATTGGCTAGTGCTGGACTCTATTACACAGGTGTTGGTGATCAAGTGGCATGTTTTTGTTGTGgtggaaaactgaaaaactgggaACCTAGTGACAGAGCATGGTCAGAACACAAGAGGCACTATCCCAGATGCTATTTTGTTCTGGGCCGGGATGTTGGAAATGTTCCAAGTGAATCTATTCCTGCTGAGCTGGGAAGAAATGGTCTGAACGATGAACAGCATCCAAGGAATCCATCCATGGCAGAATATGAAAGACGGATACAAACCTTTTTAAATTGGATATACCCTGTTAACAAAGAACAACTTGCTGAAGCTGGGTTCTATAGCATAG GTAATGGTGATCATGTTGTGTGTTTCCACTGTGGTGGAGGACTGCaagaatggaaggaaaatgaagaccCATGGGATCAACATGCCAAATGGTTTCCCGG gTGCAGGTTCgtgagagaggaaaagggaCTAGAATTTATAAATAATGTTCACTTAGGAGGTGGATGTAGGGATTCAACA atAGAAGCTGCTGAAGTGACAGTACTTCCTAAAG atGATCACTTACAGAATCATTTGGTACAAAATGCCATACACATGGGTTTCAGTTTGTCTGAGATTAAGAGCATTATGCAAAAGAAATTGCAGATGTCTGGAGCAAGCTATACATCTGTTGAGGATCTGGTAGCAGACTTAATAAGtgctcagaaagaaaatctaaagGAAGAAACACCAAATGAAAACCCACTTGAGCAAG aTCTCAGTATGGAAGAGAAGTTAAGGCgcttgcaggaagaaaagctttgtaAAATCTGTATGGCTAAAGACATATCAGTAGTCCTCATTCCCTGTGGCCACCTAGTTGCTTGTAAGGAATGTGCTGAAGCAGTTAATGTATGTCCTTTGTGTTGTACAAATATtctaaaaagacagaaaatttttATGTATTAG
- the XIAP gene encoding E3 ubiquitin-protein ligase XIAP isoform X2 — MTCNGPGNSEPHATPGTDCDQDWAQEHHRLGSFAEFPLDCLVSASALAQAGFVYTGEGCKVKCFSCHVTIEGWQPGDSAVERHKNLSPNCKFITESTFLENDLRPLAQNYQHRAENGSSNSVLLPALDDSPELEADYLLRTRQVVDMSDILYPKNPAMCSEEARLKSFHNWPSYGLLAPKELASAGLYYTGVGDQVACFCCGGKLKNWEPSDRAWSEHKRHYPRCYFVLGRDVGNVPSESIPAELGRNGLNDEQHPRNPSMAEYERRIQTFLNWIYPVNKEQLAEAGFYSIGNGDHVVCFHCGGGLQEWKENEDPWDQHAKWFPGCRFVREEKGLEFINNVHLGGGCRDSTIEAAEVTVLPKDLSMEEKLRRLQEEKLCKICMAKDISVVLIPCGHLVACKECAEAVNVCPLCCTNILKRQKIFMY; from the exons ATGACGTGTAATGGCCCAGGTAACTCTGAGCCTCATGCCACTCCAGGCACTGACTGTGACCAGGACTGGGCCCAAGAACACCACCGACTAGGAAGCTTTGCTGAATTTCCACTTGATTGTCTGGTTTCAGCATCAGCTCTGGCACAAGCTGGCTTTGTTTATACCGGCGAAGGCTGTAAAGTGAAGTGCTTCAGTTGCCACGTGACTATAGAAGGATGGCAGCCTGGGGATTCGGCAGTTGAGAGACACAAAAACCTTTCCCCAAACTGCAAATTTATTACCGAGTCTACTTTTTTGGAGAATGATCTGCGTCCTCTTGCCCAGAACTACCAGCATAGagctgaaaatggcagcagcaaTTCGGTGCTCTTGCCTGCTCTGGATGACTCGCCTGAACTGGAGGCAGACTACCTGTTGAGAACTAGGCAGGTTGTGGATATGTCGGATATTTTGTATCCTAAAAACCCTGCTATGTGCAGTGAAGAGGCAAGGTTAAAGTCTTTTCACAACTGGCCCTCCTATGGCCTGTTGGCACCAAAGGAATTGGCTAGTGCTGGACTCTATTACACAGGTGTTGGTGATCAAGTGGCATGTTTTTGTTGTGgtggaaaactgaaaaactgggaACCTAGTGACAGAGCATGGTCAGAACACAAGAGGCACTATCCCAGATGCTATTTTGTTCTGGGCCGGGATGTTGGAAATGTTCCAAGTGAATCTATTCCTGCTGAGCTGGGAAGAAATGGTCTGAACGATGAACAGCATCCAAGGAATCCATCCATGGCAGAATATGAAAGACGGATACAAACCTTTTTAAATTGGATATACCCTGTTAACAAAGAACAACTTGCTGAAGCTGGGTTCTATAGCATAG GTAATGGTGATCATGTTGTGTGTTTCCACTGTGGTGGAGGACTGCaagaatggaaggaaaatgaagaccCATGGGATCAACATGCCAAATGGTTTCCCGG gTGCAGGTTCgtgagagaggaaaagggaCTAGAATTTATAAATAATGTTCACTTAGGAGGTGGATGTAGGGATTCAACA atAGAAGCTGCTGAAGTGACAGTACTTCCTAAAG aTCTCAGTATGGAAGAGAAGTTAAGGCgcttgcaggaagaaaagctttgtaAAATCTGTATGGCTAAAGACATATCAGTAGTCCTCATTCCCTGTGGCCACCTAGTTGCTTGTAAGGAATGTGCTGAAGCAGTTAATGTATGTCCTTTGTGTTGTACAAATATtctaaaaagacagaaaatttttATGTATTAG